A stretch of Acropora muricata isolate sample 2 chromosome 7, ASM3666990v1, whole genome shotgun sequence DNA encodes these proteins:
- the LOC136922760 gene encoding SUMO-specific isopeptidase USPL1-like has translation MESLCGICGAKGLKKQLVLFQLNLEEAILMCESKECIYPLGVADNSKLIVRRQASEISANRRKRKKKHKTKELVVPESKNDVKELQSLESYLHWQNVDALCWLHSLLSLIVHNVTLVTTALSLAQNGVSLLKTVVTLFNNAQDVSSADREQAMESLKEARDNVWRYLQPSLKCQHGVQDSPVTALPLLLRENGALAEKALQIYRWEFNCNACGYHQIDKRSKHLVTFPNVAKNFGLHNPVFERQCFKCGASKQRSKLIYERMPECVLFHFEQGLQSFEDLSFKGHNEHYILTQIIQYKRSPDHFICWTREPKGNRWMEIDDLNFQHCSWMSLFPNIPPSEVHIAVWEKVSSDLISQLTTLKDVVRRGTEQNLTIIKESCSETKRSSRPLSDIDCNVTIASAVINGKKTLNSPTSCGPDSSLPIIATGSRVSHKSQAKLKAGKFEPYIPRKKRLLSPSSTNSSVCSRQDFDISISSPLSPSPSQPFLTWQDIKEQTNKLNVDDLQSDSGYSSPLSVSSCSSLPLGQSSGGGNSLSDCLEDVYTSNDAEKQELDKVTDDAVRDNFAGSIKVALGVSLSGKAKSSMLQGKNQQKMSSHSSSWNDYSVELASELDELLPDCLMENSKEFSLNDSISANLKLADIEKLSDEQDQFIRDLLAG, from the exons ATGGAGAGTTTGTGTGGAATTTGTGGCGCTAAAGGTTTGAAAAAGCAGCTGGTTTTGTTCCAGTTGAATTTGGAAGAAGCCATCTTGATGTGTGAAAGCAAGGAG TGTATTTATCCTTTGGGAGTTGCTGACAATTCGAAGTTAATTGTTCGTCGACAAGCTTCTGAGATATCTGCAAACCGACGAAAACGCAAAAAGAAGCACAAAACCAAGGAACTTGTG GTCCCTGAGAGCAAGAATGATGTAAAAGAACTGCAATCTTTGGAAAGTTATCTTCACTGGCAAAATGTTGATGCATTGTGCTGGTTGCATTCTCTATTGTCTCTTATTGTGCACAACGTTACACTAGTAACAACTGCTTTGTCCCTTGCACAAAATGGTGTCTCCTTGCTGAAAACAGTTGTTACATTATTTAATAATGCACAAGATGTATCTTCAGCTGACAGAGAGCAGGCTATGGAAAGTTTGAAGGAAGCAAGAGATAATGTTTGGAGATATTTACAACCTTCATTAAAGTGCCAACATGGAGTTCAGGACAGCCCAGTCACTGCACTGCCTCTTCTGTTGCGGGAAAATGGTGCATTGGCTGAGAAGGCACTGCAGATTTATCGATGGGAATTCAATTGTAATGCCTGTGGGTATCATCAAATTGACAA AAGAAGCAAACACTTGGTGACTTTTCCAAATGTGGCAAAAAACTTTGGTTTACATAATCCTGTATTTGAACGTCAATGTTTTAAATGTGGTGCCTCTAAGCAGAGAAGCAAACTCATTTATGAgag AATGCCAGAGTGCGTTCTTTTTCATTTTGAGCAAGGGTTGCAGTCATTCGAGGACCTCAGTTTTAAAGGGCACAATGAGCACTACATCCTCACACAGATTATTCAATACAAGCGAAGCCCAGATCATTTCATATGTTGGACAAGAGAGCCGAAAG GTAACAGGTGGATGGAGATAGACGATTTAAACTTCCAACATTGTAGCTGGATGTCTTTGTTCCCCAACATCCCTCCCTCAGAAGTTCATATTGCAGTATGGGAGAAAGTGTCATCCGATTTGATATCTCAATTAACAACCTTAAAAGATGTTGTAAGAAGGGGAACTGAGCAAAATCTCACAATCATCAAAGAGAGCTGTTCTGAGACAAAACGTTCATCAAGACCACTTTCAGATATTGACTGTAATGTAACAATTGCATCAGCAGTTATTAATGGAAAAAAGACTCTTAATTCACCAACTTCATGTGGCCCTGATTCTTCACTTCCTATCATAGCTACAGGCAGTCGAGTGTCACACAAATCACAAGCAAAATTGAAAGCTGGAAAGTTTGAACCATACATTCCAAGGAAAAAGAGACTTCTTAGCCCAAGCTCTACCAATTCATCTGTTTGTAGTAGGCAAGATTTTGACATAAGCATATCCAGCCCATTGAGTCCTTCACCATCACAGCCATTTTTAACATGGCAAGATATCAAAGAGCAAACTAATAAGTTAAACGTTGATGATCTGCAAAGTGACAGTGGCTATTCAAGTCCACTATCTGTTAGCTCATGCAGTAGTCTTCCTTTAGGTCAGTCCAGTGGCGGTGGCAATTCATTGTCCGATTGTTTGGAAGATGTATACACTTCTAATGATGCCGAGAAGCAGGAGTTAGACAAGGTGACTGATGATGCGGTCAGGGACAATTTTGCTGGTAGCATAAAGGTTGCACTTGGTGTTTCATTATCAGGCAAGGCAAAGTCAAGCATGCTGCAAGGGAAAAATCAACAGAAAATGTCCTCTCATAGTAGTTCTTGGAATGATTATTCAGTTGAACTGGCTAGTGAACTTGATGAGTTATTACCAGATTGTTTAATGGAGAATTCTAAGGAGTTTTCACTGAATGACAGCATTTCAGCAAACCTGAAACTGGCAGACATTGAGAAACTGTCTGACGAACAGGACCAATTTATTCGGGACTTATTAGCTGGCTGA
- the LOC136921640 gene encoding RBPJ-interacting and tubulin-associated protein 1-like has product MRATLGSRVKFVDSTVDETLFGERTKAREPIHVPEFEPPWVDNGKTQVSPSKPLLFYCPTSSSNSSRSQARKESPSRSGYKPVKFSPSYTDDTLFGNRRTKRSNSPPPKDFRPPWVKEGEKKSLRPLLFDGKARHVFDNSTEKIDTHRTIATPQPGSKPRGSRPASRRRPSTGNPSKPPWR; this is encoded by the coding sequence ATGCGAGCGACTCTAGGTAGCAGAGTAAAGTTCGTTGATTCAACCGTTGACGAGACCCTCTTTGGGGAGCGAACCAAAGCAAGGGAACCAATTCATGTACCTGAATTTGAGCCTCCATGGGTAGATAATGGTAAAACACAAGTTTCGCCCTCAAAGCCTTTGCTGTTTTACTGTCCCACTTCGTCATCTAATTCTTCGCGTTCGCAAGCAAGGAAAGAGTCACCTTCGCGATCTGGTTACAAACCTGTGAAATTCTCTCCTTCATATACCGACGACACTCTGTTTGGCAACAGAAGGACCAAGCGCTCCAATTCTCCACCTCCTAAAGACTTTCGGCCGCCATGGGTCAAGGAAGGCGAGAAAAAATCATTAAGACCGCTTCTATTCGATGGTAAAGCAAGACATGTGTTCGATAATTCGACTGAGAAAATTGACACTCACAGAACTATAGCAACCCCTCAACCTGgaagcaagcctcgaggatCTCGTCCTGCCTCAAGAAGAAGGCCAAGCACAGGGAATCCATCAAAACCACCATGGAGATAG
- the LOC136922761 gene encoding serine/threonine-protein kinase RIO3-like isoform X2 yields the protein MEISENIAVNDNISIASAKQLSPWGKTVSVAPCSLASVMDEEIAKELQAEEDHMAAYHMQPATDSSQEAFEVGTDQDTENDFLLAQMIQLEYDKEYDRTIDSMEKRYNGESKVSVSFDNFRNVHPILKEDSSSSDSDECDNEDADNVVTAQPKHVPTQSPSKKKEIITKHDPVVCGQRNVMMMEKFPPRFAAGDVGSSEMTLKLPNSVFNTLKQHSNRREKHAARLHEKKEHATHDQVLDPKTRLMLYKLVNGEVLEAVNGCISTGKEACVFHAYGGRRETEPMPHECAVKVFKTTLNEFKTRDRYIKDDHRFKDRFSKQNPRKIIRLWAEKELCNLSRMKKAGIPCPTVAMLKKHILVMSFIGKDQKPAPKLKDAVLSPRQLRQAYQQCVEIMCTMYQQCKLIHADLSEYNMLWHEEKLWFIDVSQSVEPFHPHALEFLYRDCTNVVEFFSKCGVPDVVPAHELFNKVSELGVNCDKEDFLSQIRLYQAHDMTVGLRKNETLYDFEYFFNKEQAKA from the exons ATGGAAATATCGGAAAATATCGCTGTAAATGATAATATTTCAATCGCCTCTGCAAAACAACTGAGTCCTTGGGGTAAGACTGTGAGTGTTGCTCCCTGTTCACTTGCTTCGGTTATGGATGAGGAAATAGCTAAAGAGCTGCAAGCGGAAGAGGACCATATGGCTGCTTACCATATGCAGCCTGCCACTGACTCTTCACAGGAAGCATTTGAAG TAGGTACAGATCAGGACACAGAAAATGATTTCCTTTTGGCACAGATGATTCAGCTTGAGTATGATAAAGAATATGATCGCACAATTGATTCCATGGAAAAAAGATACAATGGAGAGAGTAAAG tttcggTATCGTTTGATAACTTTCGTAACGTCCATCCAATCTTAAAGGAAGATTCAAGTTCTTCAGATTCTGATGAATGTGATAATGAGGATGCAG ATAATGTAGTTACTGCACAACCAAAGCATGTGCCGACCCAATCACCATCCAAGAAAAAGGAGATCATCACTAAACATGATCCAGTAGTCTGTGGACAACGTAATGTGATGATGATGGAGAAG TTTCCTCCAAGATTTGCTGCAGGAGATGTAGGAAGCTCAGAAATGACTCTTAAGCTTCCAAacagtgttttcaatacattgaAACAGCACTCAAACCGTAGAGAAAAGCATGCTGCCCGCCTGCACGAGAAGAAGGAACATGCAACTCAT GATCAAGTGTTGGATCCCAAAACACGTCTGATGTTGTACAAGCTTGTAAATGGAGAAGTCCTTGAGGCTGTGAATGGATGTATCAGTACGGGAAAGGAGGCTTGTGTGTTCCACGCTTATGGTGGCAG GAGGGAGACAGAACCTATGCCCCATGAGTGTGCAGTGAAAGTGTTCAAAACAACCTTGAACGAATTTAAGACCAGGGATCGTTACATCAAGGATGACCACCGTTTCAAGGATCGCTTCAGCAAACAGAATCCAAGAAAGATCATCAGATTGTGGGCAGAAAAGGAATTGTGTAATCTCAGCAG GATGAAGAAGGCTGGTATTCCCTGTCCAACAGTGGCAATGCTTAAGAAACACATCCTAGTGATGAGTTTTATTGGCAAGGATCAAAAACCTGCTCCAAAGCTGAAAGATGCTGTTCTTTCTCCACGTCAGCTACGACAAGCTTATCAACAATGTGTAGAG ATCATGTGCACAATGTACCAGCAGTGTAAGCTAATCCATGCAGATCTGAGTGAATACAACATGCTGTGGCATGAGGAGAAGCTGTGGTTTATAGATGTGAGTCAATCTGTGGAGCCATTTCATCCGCATGCTCTGGAGTTTTTGTACAGAGACTGCACAAATGTGGTCGAGTTCTTCAGCAAGTGTGGAGTTCCCGACGTAGTCCCAGCACATGAACTTTTCAACAAAGTCAGTGAATTAGGAGTCAATTGTGATAAAGAGGACTTCCTTTCTCAG ATTCGATTATATCAAGCTCATGACATGACAGTTGGACTGAGAAAGAATGAAACGCTGTATGACTTTGAGTATTTCTTCAACAAAGAGCAGGCGAAAGCTTGA
- the LOC136922761 gene encoding serine/threonine-protein kinase RIO3-like isoform X1: MEISENIAVNDNISIASAKQLSPWGKTVSVAPCSLASVMDEEIAKELQAEEDHMAAYHMQPATDSSQEAFEGTDQDTENDFLLAQMIQLEYDKEYDRTIDSMEKRYNGESKVSVSFDNFRNVHPILKEDSSSSDSDECDNEDADNVVTAQPKHVPTQSPSKKKEIITKHDPVVCGQRNVMMMEKFPPRFAAGDVGSSEMTLKLPNSVFNTLKQHSNRREKHAARLHEKKEHATHDQVLDPKTRLMLYKLVNGEVLEAVNGCISTGKEACVFHAYGGRRETEPMPHECAVKVFKTTLNEFKTRDRYIKDDHRFKDRFSKQNPRKIIRLWAEKELCNLSRMKKAGIPCPTVAMLKKHILVMSFIGKDQKPAPKLKDAVLSPRQLRQAYQQCVEIMCTMYQQCKLIHADLSEYNMLWHEEKLWFIDVSQSVEPFHPHALEFLYRDCTNVVEFFSKCGVPDVVPAHELFNKVSELGVNCDKEDFLSQIRLYQAHDMTVGLRKNETLYDFEYFFNKEQAKA; this comes from the exons ATGGAAATATCGGAAAATATCGCTGTAAATGATAATATTTCAATCGCCTCTGCAAAACAACTGAGTCCTTGGGGTAAGACTGTGAGTGTTGCTCCCTGTTCACTTGCTTCGGTTATGGATGAGGAAATAGCTAAAGAGCTGCAAGCGGAAGAGGACCATATGGCTGCTTACCATATGCAGCCTGCCACTGACTCTTCACAGGAAGCATTTGAAG GTACAGATCAGGACACAGAAAATGATTTCCTTTTGGCACAGATGATTCAGCTTGAGTATGATAAAGAATATGATCGCACAATTGATTCCATGGAAAAAAGATACAATGGAGAGAGTAAAG tttcggTATCGTTTGATAACTTTCGTAACGTCCATCCAATCTTAAAGGAAGATTCAAGTTCTTCAGATTCTGATGAATGTGATAATGAGGATGCAG ATAATGTAGTTACTGCACAACCAAAGCATGTGCCGACCCAATCACCATCCAAGAAAAAGGAGATCATCACTAAACATGATCCAGTAGTCTGTGGACAACGTAATGTGATGATGATGGAGAAG TTTCCTCCAAGATTTGCTGCAGGAGATGTAGGAAGCTCAGAAATGACTCTTAAGCTTCCAAacagtgttttcaatacattgaAACAGCACTCAAACCGTAGAGAAAAGCATGCTGCCCGCCTGCACGAGAAGAAGGAACATGCAACTCAT GATCAAGTGTTGGATCCCAAAACACGTCTGATGTTGTACAAGCTTGTAAATGGAGAAGTCCTTGAGGCTGTGAATGGATGTATCAGTACGGGAAAGGAGGCTTGTGTGTTCCACGCTTATGGTGGCAG GAGGGAGACAGAACCTATGCCCCATGAGTGTGCAGTGAAAGTGTTCAAAACAACCTTGAACGAATTTAAGACCAGGGATCGTTACATCAAGGATGACCACCGTTTCAAGGATCGCTTCAGCAAACAGAATCCAAGAAAGATCATCAGATTGTGGGCAGAAAAGGAATTGTGTAATCTCAGCAG GATGAAGAAGGCTGGTATTCCCTGTCCAACAGTGGCAATGCTTAAGAAACACATCCTAGTGATGAGTTTTATTGGCAAGGATCAAAAACCTGCTCCAAAGCTGAAAGATGCTGTTCTTTCTCCACGTCAGCTACGACAAGCTTATCAACAATGTGTAGAG ATCATGTGCACAATGTACCAGCAGTGTAAGCTAATCCATGCAGATCTGAGTGAATACAACATGCTGTGGCATGAGGAGAAGCTGTGGTTTATAGATGTGAGTCAATCTGTGGAGCCATTTCATCCGCATGCTCTGGAGTTTTTGTACAGAGACTGCACAAATGTGGTCGAGTTCTTCAGCAAGTGTGGAGTTCCCGACGTAGTCCCAGCACATGAACTTTTCAACAAAGTCAGTGAATTAGGAGTCAATTGTGATAAAGAGGACTTCCTTTCTCAG ATTCGATTATATCAAGCTCATGACATGACAGTTGGACTGAGAAAGAATGAAACGCTGTATGACTTTGAGTATTTCTTCAACAAAGAGCAGGCGAAAGCTTGA
- the LOC136922764 gene encoding cathepsin B-like, with amino-acid sequence MAVLLAALVLVFASCQAKSLNEPGALTKEDIDDINTNPFSTWKADPDYANYDQRHFKSLCGVPLDENNRLMKKTGLLREKTEYEAVKLPDSFDARKKWPNCKSINETRDQGSCGSCWAFGAVEAMTDRICIHSGGRLTPHISAEDLLSCCDQCGMGCNGGFPEEAWFYWDKSGLVTGGPYKSHEGCKPYLIPACDHHVVGHLKPCGSILPTPPCKRKCEEGYNVSYSDDKKYGKSGYSVGSSVEAIATEIMTNGPVEAAFTVYSDFPSYKSGVYQHQKGGPLGGHAIKILGWGTEDETPYWLVANSWNTDWGDKGYFKILRGQDECGIESQVVAGMPSFAEESKTILF; translated from the exons ATGGCAGTGCTACTCGCAGCGTTGGTCCTTGTCTTTGCATCTTGTCAAGCCAAGTCCTTGAATGAGCCTGGAGCTCTAACCAAAGAAgacatcgacgacatcaacaccAATCCTTTCTCGACGTGGAAAGCAGATCCTGACTACGCCAACTACGATCAACGACATTTCAAGAGCTTGTGTGGTGTTCCCCTCGATGAAAACAATCGTCTGATGAAAAAAACAGGCTTACTTAGAG AAAAGACAGAATACGAAGCTGTGAAGCTCCCAGATTCATTTGATGCAAGAAAGAAATGGCCCAACTGTAAATCTATCAATGAAACCCGTGATCAAGGCTCATGTGGAAGCTGCTGG GCTTTTGGAGCTGTGGAGGCTATGACAGACCGAATTTGCATTCACTCCGGTGGGAGATTGACTCCTCACATCTCTGCTGAGGATTTGCTTTCCTGCTGCGACCAATGTGGAATGGG GTGTAATGGAGGATTTCCAGAGGAGGCTTG GTTTTATTGGGATAAGAGTGGTTTAGTCACTGGAGGCCCATATAAGTCACATGAAGGCTGTAAGCCCTACCTGATTCCAGCATGTGATCACCATGTAGTAGGCCACCTGAAACCTTGTGGATCCATCCTTCCGACACCTCCatgcaaaagaaaatgtgaaGAAG GATACAATGTGTCATACAGTGATGACAAAAAGTATGGTAAAAGTGGTTACAGTGTGGGAAGCTCAGTAGAAGCGATTGCCACTGAAATCATGACCAATGGCCCTGTGGAAGCTGCATTTACTGTTTACTCTGACTTCCCTAGCTATAAGAGTG GTGTATATCAGCACCAAAAGGGTGGGCCTCTTGGAGGACATGCCATTAAAATTTTGGGTTGGGGCACAGAGGATGAAACGCCATACTG GCTTGTTGCTAATTCTTGGAATACAGACTGGGGAGACAAAG GttacttcaaaattctccgagGACAGGATGAGTGTGGCATTGAATCACAAGTTGTTGCTGGCATGCCAAGCTTTGCAGAGGAATCAAAAACCATTCTTTTTTAA
- the LOC136922763 gene encoding heterogeneous nuclear ribonucleoprotein A/B-like isoform X3, with product MAANKLVNGLPGQSVEAKKRMTKEDDEGKLFVGGLSYETTKETLTDYFKGFGEVIGVEIKMDALTGRSRGFAFVQFRDPKHANAVLNHNKQHLIDGKAVDPKPAAPINKPPHLRVKKIFVGGLKPDTTSDHQIREYFKQYAPVKDIEYVTEHLSKKKRGFCFVSFDSEDTVDKICELQFHEIDGNKVEVKRALPKEVQQQQAALRAAVAGRGMIPAIAATAFGVVPGRGRATTGLGRGAGGINLAAYNPTYAAALYGAAFGTSGSYDPTLYAASYPGLPTAFPAYSPGSAFATAAAAASAEYPRGAYALPYSPGREPSIHLPDARASTFGPILSYTRTAFHPYAR from the exons ATGGCGGCGAACAAATTGGTCAACGGTCTCCCGGGTCAATCAGTTGAAGCAAAGAAGCGAATGACTAAAGAGGACGATGAGGG AAAGCTCTTCGTGGGCGGACTAAGCTATGAGACCACAAAAG AAACTTTGACCGATTATTTTAAGGGTTTCGGAGAAGTCATCGGCGTTGAGATTAAAATGGATGCTTTGACGGGCCGTTCAAG GGGCTTCGCGTTTGTGCAGTTTAGAGATCCGAAACACGCCAATGCG gtCTTGAATCACAACAAACAGCATTTGATAGATGGCAAGGCT gTTGATCCTAAACCAGCTGCACCCATTAACAAA CCACCTCATTTGagggtgaaaaaaatatttgtggGAGGTCTCAAGCCAGATACTACATCAGACCATCAAATAAGGGAATATTTTAAACAATATGCACCA GTGAAAGACATAGAATACGTTACAGAACACttatcaaaaaagaaaagag GgttctgttttgtttccttcGATTCTGAGGACACCGTAGACAAGATTTGTGAGTTACAATTCCATGAGATTGATGGAAATAAA GTTGAAGTTAAACGAGCGCTTCCTAAGGAAGTACAGCAGCAGCAAGCAGCATTACGGGCTGCTGTGGCTGGAAGGGGAATGATACCAGCCATTG CAGCCACAGCTTTTGGAGTTGTTCCTGGAAGAGGAAGAGCTACGACCGGTTTGGGCAGAG GAGCTGGTGGTATTAATCTAGCAGCCTACAACCCAACATATGCTGCAGCACTTTATGGAGCGGCATTTGGAACATCTGGCTCTTACGATCCAACCCTGTATGCCGCTTCTTACCCCGGCCTTCCGACCGCCTTTCCAGCGTACTCTCCTGGAAGTGCATTTGCTACAGCTGCTGCCGCTGCTTCTGCAGAATACCCAAGAGGGGCGTATGCATTACCATACAGTCCTGGTAGAGAACCGAGTATTCATCTCCCAG
- the LOC136922763 gene encoding heterogeneous nuclear ribonucleoprotein A/B-like isoform X2 produces the protein MAANKLVNGLPGQSVEAKKRMTKEDDEGKLFVGGLSYETTKETLTDYFKGFGEVIGVEIKMDALTGRSRGFAFVQFRDPKHANAVLNHNKQHLIDGKAVDPKPAAPINKPPHLRVKKIFVGGLKPDTTSDHQIREYFKQYAPVKDIEYVTEHLSKKKRGFCFVSFDSEDTVDKICELQFHEIDGNKVEVKRALPKEVQQQQAALRAAVAGRGMIPAIAATAFGVVPGRGRATTGLGRGAGGINLAAYNPTYAAALYGAAFGTSGSYDPTLYAASYPGLPTAFPAYSPGSAFATAAAAASAEYPRGAYALPYSPGREPSIHLPDTSELIGSFLQQGNGVMDRDDIGSSPFRIL, from the exons ATGGCGGCGAACAAATTGGTCAACGGTCTCCCGGGTCAATCAGTTGAAGCAAAGAAGCGAATGACTAAAGAGGACGATGAGGG AAAGCTCTTCGTGGGCGGACTAAGCTATGAGACCACAAAAG AAACTTTGACCGATTATTTTAAGGGTTTCGGAGAAGTCATCGGCGTTGAGATTAAAATGGATGCTTTGACGGGCCGTTCAAG GGGCTTCGCGTTTGTGCAGTTTAGAGATCCGAAACACGCCAATGCG gtCTTGAATCACAACAAACAGCATTTGATAGATGGCAAGGCT gTTGATCCTAAACCAGCTGCACCCATTAACAAA CCACCTCATTTGagggtgaaaaaaatatttgtggGAGGTCTCAAGCCAGATACTACATCAGACCATCAAATAAGGGAATATTTTAAACAATATGCACCA GTGAAAGACATAGAATACGTTACAGAACACttatcaaaaaagaaaagag GgttctgttttgtttccttcGATTCTGAGGACACCGTAGACAAGATTTGTGAGTTACAATTCCATGAGATTGATGGAAATAAA GTTGAAGTTAAACGAGCGCTTCCTAAGGAAGTACAGCAGCAGCAAGCAGCATTACGGGCTGCTGTGGCTGGAAGGGGAATGATACCAGCCATTG CAGCCACAGCTTTTGGAGTTGTTCCTGGAAGAGGAAGAGCTACGACCGGTTTGGGCAGAG GAGCTGGTGGTATTAATCTAGCAGCCTACAACCCAACATATGCTGCAGCACTTTATGGAGCGGCATTTGGAACATCTGGCTCTTACGATCCAACCCTGTATGCCGCTTCTTACCCCGGCCTTCCGACCGCCTTTCCAGCGTACTCTCCTGGAAGTGCATTTGCTACAGCTGCTGCCGCTGCTTCTGCAGAATACCCAAGAGGGGCGTATGCATTACCATACAGTCCTGGTAGAGAACCGAGTATTCATCTCCCAG